The window TGCCCTCGGGTTCCCGATGGACATGATCGCGACCCTGTACGACATGATGTCCGGCGGGATCTTCGACCGCTTCCCGAACCTGCAGACGATGATCCTCGAAGCCGGCGCCGGGTGGATCCCGTCCTTCTTCGAACGCTTCGAAGACCATCGCCGACTCTTCGGTCGCTTCAAGGCACCGGACTGGAAGACCCCTCCGATGGAGATCTTCGAGCGACAGATGATGGTCACGGTGGAGGCGTGCGAGCACACCGATCTCAAGATCGCGCTCGACTTCCTTCCCGCCGACCACGTGGCGCTCGCCTCGGACTGGCCCCACTACGACGGCACTCCCGACCTCGTCGAAGGCTTCCAGAAAGCCGGTCTCGGTCTGCCCCAAACCAAGCTGCGCGAAGTTGCTACGGGCACGCTCGACCGCTGGTTTCCGGAGAGCTGATTGACGTCCGCGGACCGCCAGGGCGCCTCGCCGGAAGTCCTGCCGGCGCCCGGCGCTTGGCGTGACGACCGCCTGTTTCTCGGTCTACTCGGAGCGGGCCTGCTCATCCGCGTGGCCCTCTCCATCTGGAGCGACTCCTTCAATCGTCTCCTCGCCGACGACCTCCTCTATCTCGAGCAGGCGGCGGCGTGGCGGGAAACGGGCGTCCTCGAAACCGGCGCCCTCGAACGTCCCCCCGGCTACTTCGCGTTCCTCTACGTCACTTCCTTCCTGACGGGGACGGGCCCCGTGTGGCACCTCGCCTCGAAGATCCTGCAATCGATCGCCGGCGCCGCCGCGGCGATCCCGATCTTTGCGCTCGCCGACCGCGTCGCCGGACGGACCGCCGCACGGGTCGCCGCCGCGTTCTTCCTCTTCGATCCCACGATGATCGCGTACAGCGCGATGCTTTGGCCGGAGACCCTCTACACGCTTTTCACCGCGATCGTGTTCTGGCGCACGAGCCTGCTCACACCCGACCAGATCCTACGTCCGGTCGTCCTCGGAATTCTCACCGGGCTCGCCATGCTGCTCAAACCGGCGATCGGCGCATTCACCTTGATGCTCGCCTTCTCGTGGCTCCTGCGATTCGGCTGGGGCGGTGCGATCCGTCTCTCGCTCGTGTTCGCGACCGCAACCGCGCTCGTGCTGGCCCCCTGGGTGATCCGTAACCAGCTACGCTACGGCCCCGAGATCCTTCTCGAGAACGAAGCCCCGTACAATCTGTGGATGGGAAGCCATTGGGGTGAGCCGCAGGAAGTGTTCGACACGTGGCACCGTCTGCCCGATCCTCTCACCCGCGCGCGCGTCGCCGGGGAGATGGGATGGAAGGGCATCGTCGATTTCCCGGCGGACTACGCACGGCGATCCATCGTCCGAGGACTGAACCTCTGGGGGCTCGAATGGTTCGTGACCCGGAACCTGAGTCTCGAGGCGTGGGGGCAGATCCGGGTCGACACGTTCCTACGCTGGTTCTGGGCGATTCAGCTCGGCTACATCGCCCTCCTCCTCGCCGCCGCGGCAGGGCTCCGGGAGACCTGGCGCGATTCGCACATGAAGCTCCTCCTCAGCTGGACGCTCTTCTTCACAGTGCTCGTAGCCGGCTTGGTCGCGACCACGCGATTCCGGATGCCGTTCCACGCGATCCTGGCGATCCTCGCCGGCGTAGGCGTCGCCCGCGGGTTCGAACGGCAGCTGCGCGCGATCGACTTGGTGCCGGTCGGAGTCGCCGTGGCGATCCTCGTGTTCTCGTTCCAGCGACCGCTCTTCGAACTCATCACGTCCGGCGAGCTGACCGACCTCGCGCAGCTGAATCGCTCACGCTGGGTCTTCTTCTGGTACTGACTCAGGCGGGCCAAGCCCGAGCGATGATCTCGTCGACGGCGGTCGACGCCGGCAGTGTCCCGTACACGAACCCGCCCTCACCACCGAGCCGCGCGCCGCAGAACGCGTCCGCCACGAAAGACGGCGCGTAGCGCACGAGCAGCGAAGCCTGCAGCACGATGGCCATCGACTCGGTTATCTGACGCGCGCGCCGTTCCAGATCCGACGAATCACTCAGAGTCTTCTCGAGATCCTCCACCGCGGCGTCGAGACGGCGGTCGCCACCCCGCGCCTCGCGCACTTCCGCGAGGAAAAGTTCGAAGGCCCGCGGCTCCCGACCAAGCGCCCGGAGCACGTCGAGACAAATGACATTCCCCGAACCTTCCCAGATGCCGTTCAGCGGCGCTTCGCGGTAGAGACGCGGCATCATCGACTCCTCGACGTAGCCCGCGCCGCCGAGACACTCGAGCGCCTCGGCCACGTGCCCCGGCGCACGCTTGTTCAGCCAATACTTTGCGACCGCAGTGGCGATTCGGGTGAACGCCCGAGCCTCATCGCTTCCCGTGGAGTTGTCGAAACCCTGTGCGATTCGCATCGACAGAACCGTCGCCGCTTCGGATTCGATCGCGAGATCGGCCAACACGTTCTGCATGAGTGGCTGCTCGACGAGACGCTTTCCGAACGCATTGCGGTGCATAGCGTGGTGAATCGCCTGCACGAGCGCTTGGCGCATGAAGGCCGCGGGCGCGGCGACCGTATCATTCCGGGTGTGATGCACCATCTCGAAAATCGTCCGCACCCCGCGGCCTTCCTCGCCAATCATCTGGGACCAGGTGCCGTCGTACTCCACCTCGCTCGAAGCATTCGACCGGTTTCCGAGCTTGTCCTTCAGACGCTGGAGGCAGAACGGATTCCGCGAACCGTCGGGCCTCCAGCGGGGCACGAGGAAGCACGACAGCCCACGATCCGTCTGGGCGAGGGTGAGGAACGCATCCGACATCGGCGCCGAGCAGAACCACTTGTGACCGCGCAGTTCGTATTCTCCGCCGGGGCCTCCCGCACCGAGGGGTTGCGCACGGGTCGAGTTCGCCCGAACGTCCGAGCCGCCCTGCTTCTCGGTCATCGCCATCCCGAACGTGAGGCCGGTCTTCTCCGCCGCGGGCGCGCACCGCTCGTCGTAGGATGCCTGCAGAACGCCCTCTTCCCACGAGGCCGTGACGTTGGACTGCTGGCGAAGCGCCGGGAGCACCGCGTACGTCATCGTCATCGGACACACGACACCGGCTTCGATCTGCGAGAACAGATACGTCATCGCGACGTGCGCGACGTGCCCACCCGGTTGTTTCTCGGTCCAGGCGATCGACGGCATACCGCTGTCGATGCCGAGTCGCATCAGGTCGTGGTACGCCGGGTGATAGACTACCTCGTCGATGCGCTGACCGTAGCGATCGAAGCTGCGCAGCTCGGGGGGATGGCGGTTCGCCTCGAAGCCAAGGTCGATCACCCGCGCACTGCCGAGTTCGTCTCCGAACGCCTTCAACCGCTCAGTGGCCCACGCCGCGCCGCCGCGTCGGACGCCCTCCACCAGCGCCGTGTCGGCCCCGAAGAGGTCGATCGAGTCGAGCGGCGGGACCTGATTCTCGACTGAATGCGTCGAGAGCGTCACCAAGGGACGACGCGAAGCCACGGCGCGCCCTACTCCACCACGACCGGCGGGCCATCGTGGTCGACCGTGAACGCGTTCGGGTCGGGAACGTCGCTCGCACCCATGAGGATGTTCACGATCTCCGCCTTGCTGAGACCCGCTGCCCGCGCAGCCAGGACCGCCTTCCGACACTGCGGATCCTCGACGCCATCGTGCAGCGCCTCGGCGTCGGGCCCGCGCTTCAGCTCGTCCAGGTGTGGAGCGCATAACGCGAGATCGGTCTTCACTTGAACTAGATTCGTGGCCTCCTCCACTTGCTCGGACGCGGTGTCGTCGAAGATCGACTCCGCTTGGACGGGCGCCGCGGTAACAACGAGCGCCAGCAGGAGTACCACCTGGAGAACCATCGATCGGATCGAGTCGTGGGCCATGGGGTCGTTGTGACAGCCCCTCGTTTCCCGGGCAACTTCACATCCGCTTTGGCCCGAGCAGCCACATGATAGGCTCGTGCGTCCACAACGGGCCCCCAGGAAGGAATCCACCATGTTGAACGAGAAGCAGAGCAAGATGTGCGACGAGAGCCGTTGGAACTTCTCCGACCTGAAGGCCCTCTTTCTGAACTGCACCCTGAAACGCAGCCCGGACCTATCCCACACCCAGGGCCTGATCGATATCTCGAAGGCGATCATGGAGAAGAACGGGATATCGGTCGACGTCATTCGACCGATCGATCACGACCTTGCGACCGGCGTGTACGGCGACATGACCGAGCACGGCTGGGACGCGGACGACTGGCCGAAGCTCTACGAAAAGGTGAAGGCGGCGGACATCCTGGTGCTCGGCTCCTCAATCTGGCTCGGAGAGAAAACGTCGGTGTGCACGCAAGTCATCGAGCGCTTGTACTCGACTTCGGGTGATCTGAACGACGCGGGACAGTATGCCTACTACGGGCGCGTCGGCGGCTGCTTGATCACGGGCAACGAGGACGGCGCCAAACACTGCTCGATGAACATCCTCTACTCACTCCAACATCTCGGGTACGTGATCCCACCGCAGGCCGACGCCGGCTGGCTCGGCGAAGCGGGCCCCGGCCCGTCGTACCTCGATCCCGGATCGGGCGGCCCCGAAAACGACTTCACGAACCGCAACACGACGTTCATGACATGGAACCTCATGCACATGGCGCGAATGATCAAAGACGCCGGAGGCATCCCCGCGCACGGCAACCAGCGCTCCCAATGGGACGCCGGCTGCAAACCCGACTTCCCGAACCCGGAGCATCGATGAACGAAGAATCCCCGATCCTGAAGAACCTGGACGACGACGGCGTCCTTCTCATCACCCTGAACCGCCCCCGCAAGAAGAACGCCTTCAGTGACCCACAGTGGGATGGTCTCCGAGACGCGCTGAACGAGGCGCGCGAAGACCCGGCCGTCGCAGTGGTCGTGTTGACCGGGGCCGGAACCGACTTCTCCGCGGGACAAGATCTCACGGCGTTCGGGGGCGGCGCCGAGCCGCGCCCCGACGGCAAGCCCTCTGGCTTCTTCGGCTGTGTCGAGGCGCTGTTCGCGTTCGACAAGCCGCTCCTCGGCGCAGGCAAGGGCGTCGCCGTGGGCGGGGGATGCACACTCCTGATCGCATGCGATGTGACCTACCTCGGCGAGAGCATCCGTATGCGCCTGCCCTTCGCGAGCCTCGGCCTCGTCCCCGAAATCGCGAGCAGCTACACGCTGCAATCCGCTATCGGTCGGCAGCGCGCCGCCGAGCTCTTCTTTACCGCCGAATGGATCACCGCGCAGCGTGCACTCGAAATGGGAATGGCCGCGCGCGTGCTTCCGGACGACCAACTTCTCGATGCGACCCTCGAGAAGGCCCGGGAGATGGCCCAGTGGCCCGTCTCCTCGCTCCAGGCGATCAAGCAGACGCTCATGGTCGCGAATCGGGATCGGATCCAGGCTGCACTCGCGGTCGAGGACGACCTGATGATGAAGCAGGCCGGATCGCCCGAGAACATCGAGGCCATCACCGCGTTCATCGAAAAGCGCGACCCGGACTTCAAGAAGTTCCGCCAGTAGGAGCAACGCGATGAAGCTCGGCCTCTACATGCGCAACATGGGCGACACGTCGACCCGCGAGATCGTACGAGACTGCGCGCTCGGCGCAGAGGCGGCCGGCATCGACGATCTGTGGTTCGCCGACCACATCGCGATTCCGCCCGACGACGCGGAGGGCTCGAACGGACGCTACCTCGATCCCCTTGCGACAATCGCCTGGCTCGCCGGCGCGACCGAACGGATCCACCTCGGGACCGGCGTCTTGATTCTTCCCTACCGCCCCGCGCTCCCGACGGCGAAGTGGATCGCGACGATTCAGGAACTGTCGGGCGGACGGATGCTCCTCGGTGTCGGAATCGGATGGATGGACGCGGAGTTCCGCGCCGTCGGAATTCCCCGGAGCCGCCGTGGCGCGCAGAGCGACGAGACCCTCGAGTTCTTCGAAAAGTGCTTCGCCGAAGACGAGGTAGTCTCCAACGGCCAGCCGATGCTGTTCCGACCGCGCCCACCCAAGCCGCCCCTCTTCGTGGGAGGAGGCGCACCCTACGCGACCAAGCGCGCGGCGCGATTCGGAGGCGGCTGGATGCCGATGGGCGCCGACCCCGAGAAACTCGCGGGGCCGATCGCCGACTTCCGACGCGACTCGGCCGCGGCAGGACACCCGGACCCCGAAATCGTTCTCATCACTGGACTCGATGTAGAGGACACCGACCACGGGGTCGCGCAGGCCGAGGCGCTCCGAGCCGTCGGCGCGACTCGCATCGTCCAGGCGGCCCGCTACGCGGAAGCCAAGACCTTCGTCGACATTGCAGACAGGCTCGCGAAGGTCGGCGCTCGGCTTCGCGGGTGATCGCCAGCCGGACGACTCAGCCGGTCGGCCACTCCCGCGCATAGTGAAACCGGATCTGCGCGTCCGAATAGCGATGGGCACGACCCACCGGGCAGGCATCGCGAACCGCCAGCCAAGGACGCCAACGCTCACCTAGGAGCGCGTGATCTGTTCGGGCGTCCCCAACCTCGCAGGCGTGCTCGAATGCGGGACCGCACGGAGCGTCGCAGCCCTCGCACGGGGGCCCGACCGTCGGCGCCGGCCCGTCAGGGCCCGCGACGTCCACGATCACCACCGCCCGGAGCGCGAACCAAGGCCCGTACTCCGGGTGCGCCAGAAGCTGCCCGGCAGAGAGCGGCGCGAAGCCGACGTGCATCGCGAGGCGCTGCATCGGCAAACGGCGCGGAGGCGGCTCGTGGGAGAATACGACCTCGTGCCCGAGATCCAACGATCGCGTCTCTTCGACCAGAGTCCTCTCCATCCAGCGATCGAGAGGATCCGACACGTCTGGGCGATCCGGCTCACGCTCCATCTCCTGGAGGAATGTCGACCAGAACGCCCGCGTGTTCCCCACCAGAAGCGCCAGCGACTCGCCCCCACCGGCCCACGGCAAACGGTCCTCCCGCGCCACCGCGTCGTCGTACCAGGAGACACGGAACGGATGGACGAGATCGAGGCCCCGTGAGCGCAGGCCGGACCCGAGGTTCTGAGTCACGTGCCGCCACGACGCCGCCCGGTTCATACATGTGACATAGCTCGCCAATCGTGAGAGACACAGCGGATGGCAGGCGTATCGATCGGTGGGGACAACGTGGCGACGGCGGAGGGCGGTGGTCCGCGCGTCGTGGACAAGATCTACGCGATCATGCGTATGGTCCTGGGCTTCCTCTTCTTCTGCCACGGTGCGCAGAAGATCTTCGGACTGTTCGGCGGCCCGCACCCGGACCTACCCGTCGGCCTCGTGTGGTTCGCGGGGCTCTCGGAGGTCATCGCCGGTTCGATGATCGCCGTCGGCTTCCTCACGACGTACGCCGCCTTCTTCTCGAGCGGGCTGATGGCCTTTGCGTACTTCTTGGTCCACCAGGGCGACGCGCTGCTCCCGATCGAGAACCGCGGCGAGTTGGCGACGGTGTACGCCTGGGTCTTCCTGTACATAGCCGCGCGCGGCGACGGCCCCTGGAGCCTCGGCGGCGACGACGGCGGCTACTGATCCGCTGCGAATTCGGTCGGAAACTCCTTCAAGCCGACGGGGCGCTGCGCAATCCGCGGCACGTCCGCCGGTAGCTTGTGACAGTACGCAATGAAGCCGGGAAACGTCGAAGCGGGATCCACCCGGAACCGGCGCACGTAGTCGAGTAGACGTCGGTGATAGCCCGCATCTTCGACGATCGTGTCACGATCGGATAGGAATCCCGTCGGGTCGATTATCGAAACCCGATCATCGAGGACCCGCAGTAGCTGTTGGAACCCGAACGAGATCCCCTTTTGCTCGTAGTAGTCGCGCGCGGCGGGCTCGATCACGAAGCGCAGCGCGTCGAGGCCCCCGAAGAACTCCTGCGGCGCGTAGATTACTTTCGGCCCCGGCTACGTGGCGGCGGGCTGGCTTGCGGGGGACCAGCACGCATTGTGGATCCTCGCTGGCGCCTGCCTTCTCGCCGGCGGGTACCGGATTCCGCTCGCCTGCATGCTTCTCGTCGCGGAGTCGACGGGCAATCTCGTACTGACCGTCGTCGGTCTCGCTGCGATCGCAATGGGCCAGGTGATGATGAAAAGCGACTCGGTCTCGAACGCAAAACACGACGCCCGCGCCTAGATCCTTGGGACTCGCACCCCCTCTCCACAATGGTATGAAACGCCCATGCCCTGCATCCTGCCTCGAACGCTCTTGCTCGCGGCATTCACCCTACTCGCCGCGTGCGCCGGGAGCAGCACCGGCACGACGAGTGATTCCGGATCGGCGCCCACTGAACAACCGGCTGGCCCGTGGGACGAAGGTGAGTTTCTCGCCGCCGAGCCCCAAGGCCGGGGCGATCCGGACGTGGGCCGTGACATGCTCCTGGGCGGCCCGTTCATGACCTGCGGCATTCCATGGAAGATCTGGGAGAACCCCGCCTTCCAAGGTCTGATCTCCCAGGGCTTCGGCGGCGGCCCCGATGCCCCGAACGTTCCAGGTCGCGAGGGCAAGAACGCCGAACTGCCCTACTGCCTGAACGTGTTCGAAGCGCAGGACGGCGCGGAAGTCGTCAATGCGAACTGGCTCTTATGCCACGGCGGACAGTGCGACGGAGAGCTCGTCATCGGCCTCGGGAACGCGAACGCCGATTTCACTAGCGGCTTCGGCAACCCGGGAACGAGTGGAGCTCTCCCTCCGGAGGTCCTCGCGACCCTCAGCCTCGACGAGAAGGAAGAGGCGCACTTCACGAAGATGCTCACGCGCGGCGCGATCATCGGTGACACGACCGCGATGCGCACCATCGGTATGAACCCAGCCGAAGTGCTCGCCGTCGTGCTCATGGTCCATCACGACCGCGACACTCTCGAGTGGAGCGACGACGAACTCGCGCCGATTGTCCGGCGCGACCACGACGGGAACGTCCTTCCCGACTACAAGCGGACGTCGGACCCGCCGCCCTGGTGGCGTGTGCACAAGAAGACCGCGCTGTTCTACAACGGTATGGCGCGCGGCGACCACCGCTGCACCATGGCGCTGGCGACATCGGTCTGCGTGGACGATGTCGAACAGGCCCGAAGGATCGACGCATGGTTCCGCGACATTCAGGCGTTCGTTGATTCCGTGCGCGCACCGAAGTATCCCCGAGCGATCGACGCCGCGCTCGCGTCTGAGGGTGAAGAGGTCTTCGTCGCCAACCGCGCCCGATGCCACGGCACGTACTCCGAGAACGAGGCCGACGAGACGTATCCGAACCTCTTGATTCCACTCGACGTCATCGGAACCGATCCCGCCGTGGCGGAGTCGGGCGCCGTGCACAGCCCAGAGTTGGTGGAGTGGTACAACGCATCGTTCTACGGCGAGATCACCCAGGTGGAGCCGAACGACCCGTTCCCCGGGTACATGCCACCGCCTCTCGACGGCATCTGGGCGACGGCCCCCTTCCTGCACAACGGCTCCGTCCCGACGGCAGAACTCCTCCTGAACTCCGGCGCGCGACCCACGCGCTGGCGCCGGTTCGATCTCGACACCACCTACTGGAGTCAGGCGAACACCGGCCATCCCTTCGGCGACCACCTCACCCGAGAAGAGCGCCGCGCCGTCATCGAGTATCTGAAGACGGTCTAACCAACCGGAGAACATCATCGTGAGTACGAAGGACGATCTCAAAGCC of the Candidatus Binatia bacterium genome contains:
- a CDS encoding TIGR03619 family F420-dependent LLM class oxidoreductase codes for the protein MKLGLYMRNMGDTSTREIVRDCALGAEAAGIDDLWFADHIAIPPDDAEGSNGRYLDPLATIAWLAGATERIHLGTGVLILPYRPALPTAKWIATIQELSGGRMLLGVGIGWMDAEFRAVGIPRSRRGAQSDETLEFFEKCFAEDEVVSNGQPMLFRPRPPKPPLFVGGGAPYATKRAARFGGGWMPMGADPEKLAGPIADFRRDSAAAGHPDPEIVLITGLDVEDTDHGVAQAEALRAVGATRIVQAARYAEAKTFVDIADRLAKVGARLRG
- a CDS encoding glycosyltransferase family 39 protein, with protein sequence MTSADRQGASPEVLPAPGAWRDDRLFLGLLGAGLLIRVALSIWSDSFNRLLADDLLYLEQAAAWRETGVLETGALERPPGYFAFLYVTSFLTGTGPVWHLASKILQSIAGAAAAIPIFALADRVAGRTAARVAAAFFLFDPTMIAYSAMLWPETLYTLFTAIVFWRTSLLTPDQILRPVVLGILTGLAMLLKPAIGAFTLMLAFSWLLRFGWGGAIRLSLVFATATALVLAPWVIRNQLRYGPEILLENEAPYNLWMGSHWGEPQEVFDTWHRLPDPLTRARVAGEMGWKGIVDFPADYARRSIVRGLNLWGLEWFVTRNLSLEAWGQIRVDTFLRWFWAIQLGYIALLLAAAAGLRETWRDSHMKLLLSWTLFFTVLVAGLVATTRFRMPFHAILAILAGVGVARGFERQLRAIDLVPVGVAVAILVFSFQRPLFELITSGELTDLAQLNRSRWVFFWY
- a CDS encoding acyl-CoA dehydrogenase family protein, whose amino-acid sequence is MASRRPLVTLSTHSVENQVPPLDSIDLFGADTALVEGVRRGGAAWATERLKAFGDELGSARVIDLGFEANRHPPELRSFDRYGQRIDEVVYHPAYHDLMRLGIDSGMPSIAWTEKQPGGHVAHVAMTYLFSQIEAGVVCPMTMTYAVLPALRQQSNVTASWEEGVLQASYDERCAPAAEKTGLTFGMAMTEKQGGSDVRANSTRAQPLGAGGPGGEYELRGHKWFCSAPMSDAFLTLAQTDRGLSCFLVPRWRPDGSRNPFCLQRLKDKLGNRSNASSEVEYDGTWSQMIGEEGRGVRTIFEMVHHTRNDTVAAPAAFMRQALVQAIHHAMHRNAFGKRLVEQPLMQNVLADLAIESEAATVLSMRIAQGFDNSTGSDEARAFTRIATAVAKYWLNKRAPGHVAEALECLGGAGYVEESMMPRLYREAPLNGIWEGSGNVICLDVLRALGREPRAFELFLAEVREARGGDRRLDAAVEDLEKTLSDSSDLERRARQITESMAIVLQASLLVRYAPSFVADAFCGARLGGEGGFVYGTLPASTAVDEIIARAWPA
- a CDS encoding DoxX family protein — encoded protein: MAGVSIGGDNVATAEGGGPRVVDKIYAIMRMVLGFLFFCHGAQKIFGLFGGPHPDLPVGLVWFAGLSEVIAGSMIAVGFLTTYAAFFSSGLMAFAYFLVHQGDALLPIENRGELATVYAWVFLYIAARGDGPWSLGGDDGGY
- a CDS encoding enoyl-CoA hydratase-related protein — encoded protein: MNEESPILKNLDDDGVLLITLNRPRKKNAFSDPQWDGLRDALNEAREDPAVAVVVLTGAGTDFSAGQDLTAFGGGAEPRPDGKPSGFFGCVEALFAFDKPLLGAGKGVAVGGGCTLLIACDVTYLGESIRMRLPFASLGLVPEIASSYTLQSAIGRQRAAELFFTAEWITAQRALEMGMAARVLPDDQLLDATLEKAREMAQWPVSSLQAIKQTLMVANRDRIQAALAVEDDLMMKQAGSPENIEAITAFIEKRDPDFKKFRQ
- a CDS encoding flavodoxin family protein, encoding MLNEKQSKMCDESRWNFSDLKALFLNCTLKRSPDLSHTQGLIDISKAIMEKNGISVDVIRPIDHDLATGVYGDMTEHGWDADDWPKLYEKVKAADILVLGSSIWLGEKTSVCTQVIERLYSTSGDLNDAGQYAYYGRVGGCLITGNEDGAKHCSMNILYSLQHLGYVIPPQADAGWLGEAGPGPSYLDPGSGGPENDFTNRNTTFMTWNLMHMARMIKDAGGIPAHGNQRSQWDAGCKPDFPNPEHR